A part of Melittangium boletus DSM 14713 genomic DNA contains:
- a CDS encoding OmpA family protein, producing MRRLFASSLLLLCASLCASCVSGNKVRADSEVIQASIERARRSGAMRCAPVDLATAEANLDFARGEIGQGASYRASEHLRTAEAAITRALDLSKNCVPPKVVIGREKPEPTPGTPTPPSTPTDTTPRPTPQQQVVVVEVKDTDGDGIPDKDDPCPDRAEDFDGFEDTDGCPDPDNDKDGVFDVHDKCPLTPGPQSNQGCPEDESKDTDGDGIPDVSDKCPLQPEDIDGFQDTDGCPDPDNDEDGLIDGADKCPNAAGPIQNLGCPDGDKDGDGIADSKDKCPDEPEDKDGFQDEDGCPDLDNDADGIPDAIDRCPLVAGPLENGGCADADKDGDGIVDRVDLCPDQPGPQEMRGCPDPDKDGDGIVDRLDICPNEPGPHETRGCPDVDTDKDGIVDRLDICPNEPGTQELRGCPDPDRDHDGIPDRIDVCPDEPGVKEERGCAKKYKMVVVKKDRIQIKKQIKFASGSAKIIGKESFTILDDVARALNDMPFIKKIRIEGHTDSVGKDVTNLKLSQARADAVLAELIKRKVDPGRMQAVGYGPEKPIASNLTAKGRAENRRTEFNIVE from the coding sequence ATGCGACGTCTCTTCGCCTCCTCGCTGCTGCTGTTGTGCGCATCCTTGTGCGCCTCCTGCGTGAGCGGGAACAAGGTCCGCGCGGACTCCGAGGTCATCCAGGCCAGCATCGAGCGTGCCCGCCGCAGTGGCGCCATGCGCTGCGCGCCCGTGGACCTGGCCACCGCCGAAGCCAACCTCGATTTCGCCCGTGGGGAGATCGGCCAGGGCGCCAGCTACCGCGCCTCCGAGCACCTGCGCACCGCGGAAGCCGCCATCACCCGCGCGCTCGATCTCTCCAAGAACTGCGTGCCCCCCAAGGTGGTGATTGGCAGGGAGAAGCCCGAGCCGACGCCCGGCACGCCCACCCCGCCGTCCACCCCCACGGACACCACGCCCCGGCCCACCCCGCAGCAGCAGGTGGTCGTCGTCGAGGTGAAGGACACCGACGGCGATGGCATCCCCGACAAGGATGATCCCTGCCCGGACCGCGCCGAGGACTTCGACGGCTTCGAGGACACGGACGGCTGCCCGGATCCCGACAACGACAAGGACGGTGTGTTCGACGTCCACGACAAGTGCCCGCTGACGCCCGGCCCCCAGTCCAACCAGGGCTGCCCCGAGGACGAGAGCAAGGACACGGACGGCGACGGCATCCCCGATGTCTCCGACAAGTGCCCCCTGCAGCCCGAGGACATCGACGGCTTCCAGGACACGGACGGCTGCCCGGATCCCGACAACGACGAGGACGGCCTCATCGACGGCGCGGACAAGTGCCCCAACGCCGCGGGACCCATCCAGAACCTCGGCTGCCCGGATGGGGACAAGGACGGGGACGGCATCGCGGACTCGAAGGACAAGTGCCCGGACGAGCCCGAGGACAAGGACGGCTTCCAGGACGAGGACGGCTGCCCGGATCTCGACAACGACGCGGACGGCATCCCCGATGCCATCGACCGCTGCCCGCTCGTGGCCGGTCCGCTGGAGAACGGCGGCTGCGCCGACGCCGACAAGGACGGCGATGGCATCGTGGATCGCGTCGACCTGTGCCCGGATCAGCCCGGTCCCCAGGAGATGCGCGGCTGCCCGGATCCGGACAAGGACGGCGACGGCATCGTGGACCGGCTCGACATCTGCCCCAACGAGCCCGGCCCCCACGAGACGCGCGGCTGCCCCGACGTGGACACGGACAAGGACGGCATCGTGGACCGGCTCGACATCTGCCCCAACGAGCCCGGCACCCAGGAGCTGCGCGGCTGCCCGGATCCGGACCGCGATCATGACGGCATCCCGGACCGCATCGACGTGTGCCCGGATGAGCCCGGCGTGAAGGAAGAGCGCGGGTGCGCCAAGAAGTACAAGATGGTCGTCGTCAAGAAGGACAGGATCCAGATCAAGAAGCAGATCAAGTTCGCGTCCGGCTCGGCGAAGATCATCGGCAAGGAGAGCTTCACCATCCTCGACGACGTGGCCCGGGCGCTCAACGACATGCCCTTCATCAAGAAGATCCGCATCGAGGGGCACACGGACTCGGTCGGCAAGGACGTGACCAACCTGAAGCTGTCCCAGGCGCGCGCGGACGCGGTGCTCGCGGAGCTCATCAAGCGCAAGGTGGATCCAGGCCGCATGCAGGCGGTGGGCTACGGCCCCGAGAAGCCGATCGCCTCCAACCTCACGGCCAAGGGCCGCGCGGAGAACCGCCGCACCGAGTTCAACATCGTCGAGTAG
- a CDS encoding DUF4398 domain-containing protein, translating into MKRLLAVVAVAGALSGCGPVKSTSHLLDAEVQIQAARTAGAEKLAPYEWTAANLYIHKAREEVSFSDYQAGVDFSVKASRFANEAREKALAVANESVDNAESMSLPTPSP; encoded by the coding sequence ATGAAGCGACTCCTGGCAGTGGTGGCTGTGGCGGGCGCCTTGAGCGGCTGCGGCCCGGTGAAGTCCACCTCGCACCTGCTGGACGCCGAGGTGCAGATCCAAGCGGCCCGCACCGCCGGCGCCGAGAAGCTCGCGCCCTACGAGTGGACGGCCGCCAATCTCTACATCCACAAGGCCCGGGAAGAGGTGAGCTTCTCGGACTACCAGGCCGGCGTGGACTTCTCCGTGAAGGCCTCGCGCTTCGCCAACGAGGCGCGTGAAAAGGCCCTGGCCGTGGCCAACGAGAGCGTCGACAACGCTGAATCCATGAGCCTCCCCACCCCCAGCCCCTGA
- a CDS encoding HEAT repeat domain-containing protein gives MPSSHPVRLPPVRLLLLLALAAPAVEAAPPSVQKRMERRSATEGLVDEILDGGIAVPAAISRLRTLREEAYAAQLLERALPAVLEPRRLRDVTAVLAGLETRAAEPTLLRLTGHDDGAVRMYAAQGLGKVRSPRVDVLLPLLEDKSLGVRREAARALGATHNPRVGAPLVNAARTESDMQTRVLMLEAVGAAGDKKQVPVLKAFLDDSSETTRFAAARGLCLLGAPEGFAFARKLLSSEDKHVRRQGLALYEGVPQKQSEAALRPLLEDKDRTLAAGAARILSQGGDKTMLSWLVLASWNANGTDKLIYEKELETLQLADDQRKALLRAAGVAK, from the coding sequence TTGCCATCCTCACACCCCGTGAGACTCCCGCCTGTCCGTCTGCTTCTCTTGCTCGCCCTGGCCGCTCCCGCCGTCGAGGCCGCTCCTCCGTCCGTGCAGAAGCGCATGGAGCGCCGCTCGGCCACCGAAGGGCTCGTCGATGAGATCCTCGATGGGGGGATCGCCGTCCCCGCCGCCATTTCCCGTCTGCGGACCCTGCGCGAGGAGGCCTACGCGGCGCAGTTGCTGGAGCGGGCCCTTCCCGCGGTGCTGGAGCCGCGGCGCTTGAGGGACGTGACGGCGGTGCTGGCGGGCCTGGAGACGCGCGCGGCCGAGCCCACCCTGCTGCGTCTGACGGGGCACGACGACGGCGCGGTGCGCATGTACGCGGCCCAGGGCCTGGGCAAGGTGCGCTCCCCGCGCGTCGACGTGCTGTTGCCGCTGCTGGAGGACAAGTCCCTCGGCGTGCGCCGGGAGGCGGCGCGGGCCCTGGGCGCCACCCACAACCCCCGGGTGGGCGCTCCGCTCGTGAACGCGGCGCGCACGGAGTCCGACATGCAGACGCGCGTGCTGATGCTGGAGGCGGTGGGCGCCGCGGGGGACAAGAAGCAGGTGCCCGTCCTCAAGGCCTTCCTCGATGACAGCTCGGAGACCACGCGCTTCGCCGCCGCCCGGGGCCTGTGCCTCCTGGGTGCCCCCGAGGGCTTCGCCTTCGCGCGCAAGCTGCTGTCCTCCGAGGACAAGCACGTGCGCCGCCAGGGCCTGGCCCTCTACGAGGGGGTGCCCCAGAAGCAGTCCGAGGCCGCGCTCCGTCCGCTGCTGGAGGACAAGGATCGCACGCTCGCGGCGGGCGCGGCCCGCATCCTCTCGCAGGGCGGCGACAAGACGATGTTGTCGTGGCTCGTGCTCGCCTCGTGGAACGCGAACGGCACGGACAAGCTCATCTACGAGAAGGAGCTGGAGACGCTCCAGCTCGCGGATGACCAGCGCAAGGCCCTTCTCCGCGCGGCGGGAGTGGCGAAGTGA
- a CDS encoding N-acetylmuramoyl-L-alanine amidase-like domain-containing protein, protein MTLAVLLSALLAQVATPAPPPPSAPAVVPPHLMSRVPTGWTSLSERERAEFIAGDVGRPLPERLLRVSERFLGTPYVHSPLGEGDGVDPDPTFRLDAVDCLTFVEQSLAMSLARSEEEVAGLLERLRYANAPTYEERNHLMEAQWLPNNQRKGFLLDVTRSVGGADTVRVNKTLTALSWKSPSSMALGLPKERQVQGMFELDMIPLERVMTHARRVPSGSILIVLREDMPYKATRVTHLGFVVQKGKRTWLRHARRGLDGTGRVVDEDLEGFLARNAKYDKWKVTGVSFFEALEPAPSSGALVHSE, encoded by the coding sequence GTGACCTTGGCCGTCCTGTTGTCCGCGCTGCTCGCGCAGGTGGCCACGCCGGCCCCTCCGCCGCCCTCCGCTCCGGCCGTGGTGCCCCCCCACCTCATGTCCCGGGTGCCCACGGGGTGGACGTCGCTCAGCGAGCGCGAGCGCGCGGAGTTCATCGCCGGAGACGTGGGGCGGCCCCTCCCCGAGCGGCTGCTGCGCGTGAGCGAGCGCTTCCTGGGGACGCCCTATGTGCACTCGCCGCTGGGCGAGGGCGACGGGGTGGACCCCGATCCGACCTTCCGGCTGGACGCGGTGGACTGCCTCACCTTCGTGGAGCAGTCCCTGGCGATGAGTCTGGCGCGCTCGGAGGAGGAGGTCGCGGGCCTGCTCGAGCGCCTGCGCTACGCGAACGCGCCCACGTACGAGGAGCGCAACCACCTGATGGAAGCGCAGTGGCTGCCCAACAATCAGCGCAAGGGCTTCCTCCTGGACGTGACGCGGAGCGTGGGCGGCGCGGACACGGTGCGGGTGAACAAGACGCTCACCGCGCTCTCGTGGAAGTCACCCTCCTCGATGGCGCTGGGCCTGCCCAAGGAGCGTCAGGTCCAGGGGATGTTCGAGCTGGACATGATTCCCCTGGAGCGGGTGATGACGCATGCCCGGCGGGTGCCCTCGGGCAGCATCCTCATCGTCTTGCGCGAGGACATGCCCTACAAGGCCACGCGGGTGACGCACCTGGGCTTCGTGGTGCAGAAGGGCAAGCGCACGTGGCTGCGGCACGCGCGGCGGGGCCTGGACGGCACCGGCCGGGTGGTGGACGAGGACCTGGAGGGCTTCCTCGCGCGCAACGCGAAGTACGACAAGTGGAAGGTCACCGGCGTGAGCTTCTTCGAGGCGCTCGAGCCCGCGCCGAGCAGCGGGGCCCTCGTCCACTCGGAGTGA
- a CDS encoding putative signal transducing protein, with protein MKYCMQCGSEYQDGVAECADCPGSALVDAETMNQRHIPLPGESDTRKFVRAATAEDPFTAEDYVRLLEIQNIPVFMRPRRAGVVDVLTTGALEPWYEIMVGEEYLERAVQLLAQEKRQLDDTSEDAALAAEEEERETESSVPPGAP; from the coding sequence ATGAAGTACTGCATGCAGTGCGGTTCCGAGTACCAGGATGGCGTGGCGGAGTGCGCGGACTGTCCCGGGAGCGCGTTGGTGGACGCGGAGACGATGAACCAGCGCCACATCCCGCTGCCAGGCGAGAGCGACACCCGGAAGTTCGTCCGGGCGGCCACCGCCGAGGATCCGTTCACGGCGGAGGACTATGTCCGCCTCCTGGAGATCCAGAACATCCCCGTCTTCATGCGGCCGCGCCGCGCGGGCGTGGTGGACGTGCTCACCACGGGCGCGTTGGAGCCCTGGTACGAAATCATGGTCGGCGAGGAGTACCTCGAGCGCGCCGTCCAGTTGCTCGCCCAGGAGAAGCGCCAACTGGATGACACCTCCGAGGACGCGGCCCTGGCCGCCGAGGAGGAGGAGCGGGAAACGGAAAGCAGTGTCCCGCCCGGCGCGCCCTGA
- a CDS encoding response regulator yields the protein MGERIGERIKVLLVEDDGDSRELLAELLEMDFDVITAVDGVAGLQAFEDDHPDVVITDESLPRMCGTALAHEVKSREPKTGVVLVSGYTDVDAGCCDVVLRKPVDVERLSAVIGSLGEAARH from the coding sequence ATGGGCGAGCGAATCGGAGAGCGCATCAAGGTGCTGCTGGTGGAGGACGACGGTGACAGCCGGGAACTCCTCGCGGAGCTTCTCGAGATGGACTTCGACGTCATCACCGCGGTGGACGGCGTCGCGGGGCTCCAGGCCTTCGAGGATGATCACCCCGACGTGGTCATCACGGACGAGTCCCTGCCCCGGATGTGCGGCACCGCGCTCGCGCACGAGGTCAAGAGCCGGGAGCCCAAGACGGGAGTGGTGTTGGTCTCCGGATATACGGACGTGGACGCTGGCTGCTGTGACGTGGTGCTGCGCAAGCCCGTGGATGTCGAACGTTTGTCAGCCGTCATTGGAAGCCTGGGGGAGGCAGCCAGGCATTGA
- the hpf gene encoding ribosome hibernation-promoting factor, HPF/YfiA family, whose amino-acid sequence MKVLMRGVHLGLTDSLRDYAKRHLVDPIAKYLDSEAAEIDIALVDINGPKGGVDQECRVTVRMPGFSAIYVSEAAETMFAAIDSVRDRLENTIKRTVEKRQDIRTDGLPQDVRF is encoded by the coding sequence ATGAAGGTGTTGATGCGCGGAGTCCATCTGGGGCTGACGGATTCGCTGCGGGATTACGCCAAGCGGCATCTGGTGGACCCCATCGCCAAGTACCTCGACAGCGAAGCGGCCGAGATCGACATCGCCCTGGTGGACATCAATGGGCCCAAGGGAGGCGTGGACCAGGAGTGCCGGGTGACGGTGCGCATGCCGGGCTTCTCGGCCATCTACGTCTCGGAGGCGGCGGAGACGATGTTCGCCGCCATCGACTCGGTGCGTGACCGGTTGGAGAACACCATCAAGCGCACGGTGGAAAAGCGCCAGGACATCCGCACCGACGGGCTGCCGCAGGACGTGCGCTTCTAG
- a CDS encoding MXAN_5187 family protein, which yields MVRLKFLVFALLVLGLGVAHLPLVSGPLSARVVEGASAPATAAISEVARALEARRSVLQRLALALAASTDVATAVQPRVEPLPKGKGIRIVEPPTRERFAALRTAAAELVPEPLKGSLVLALLTPDGALYARAEGEPQSDEQFDPRALLKVGGEGHVQDAFGVPHVFYSVPVLWNAEGGRSDVAATLVVGAPLFDPQVLETAALSSGVAALTVVKGDTVLGVAGSQPELAEEGRKALIVGQSGQVVRRGGVRLLLPQLPQVWLPLLTSGKDSLGGQAPLAVGSRQLLGEGLEAVAVTSVRPFMTSLADYQQSAVFGLLGVLGLSLVWTLVMGSGKAPAPAEASSGKKGPKQPAPAPVAQPAPVFAASAPPPVPVEPAYAEPPSVGVDDFPFPAAPPPPVRESYAAAPPPVDPSYASAPPPTADAFPFPSPAAPVQDPFATPTVPGKDPFAALGAEPFPFPTAAPGANVPPAAPRKNAFEFEDHPTAAYSLQQAADPFAAAAAQAGLPPSAFGDDEVPETTRVAAIPSELLARSARPMTAEVNLPVPPPSGHPGMAAPTPFMGVPKQVMNMAVPPPASTPPPVGAGAVALSEEQHFQDVFREFVVTRDQCGEAQDGLTYDKFVAKLRKNKEQLVQKYACKTVRFQVYVKEGKAALKATPVKD from the coding sequence ATGGTCCGCCTAAAGTTTCTCGTCTTCGCGCTCCTGGTCCTCGGATTGGGAGTGGCTCATCTGCCTCTGGTGTCCGGTCCGCTGAGTGCCCGGGTCGTGGAAGGTGCCTCGGCGCCCGCCACCGCGGCCATCTCCGAGGTGGCTCGCGCGCTGGAAGCACGTCGCTCGGTGTTGCAGCGCCTCGCGCTCGCGCTCGCCGCGAGCACCGACGTGGCCACCGCCGTGCAGCCCCGGGTGGAGCCGCTGCCCAAGGGCAAGGGCATCCGCATCGTCGAGCCGCCCACGCGCGAGCGCTTCGCGGCCCTGCGCACCGCCGCCGCCGAGCTCGTGCCCGAGCCGCTCAAGGGCTCGCTCGTGCTCGCGTTGCTCACCCCGGATGGCGCCCTGTACGCGCGGGCCGAGGGCGAGCCCCAGTCGGATGAGCAGTTCGATCCGCGCGCGCTCCTCAAGGTGGGCGGCGAGGGACACGTGCAGGACGCGTTCGGCGTGCCCCATGTCTTCTACTCCGTCCCGGTGTTGTGGAACGCCGAGGGCGGCCGCTCGGACGTGGCCGCGACCCTGGTGGTGGGCGCGCCGCTGTTCGATCCCCAGGTGCTCGAGACCGCGGCCCTGTCCTCCGGTGTCGCCGCGCTCACGGTGGTCAAGGGCGACACGGTGCTGGGCGTCGCCGGTTCGCAGCCGGAGCTGGCGGAGGAGGGGCGCAAGGCCCTGATCGTCGGCCAGTCCGGCCAGGTGGTGCGGCGCGGTGGGGTGCGGTTGTTGCTGCCCCAGCTGCCCCAGGTGTGGCTGCCGCTGCTCACCAGTGGCAAGGACTCGCTGGGTGGACAGGCGCCGCTCGCCGTGGGCTCGCGCCAGTTGCTGGGCGAGGGCCTGGAAGCCGTGGCCGTCACCAGCGTGCGGCCCTTCATGACCTCGCTCGCGGACTACCAGCAGAGCGCCGTCTTCGGCCTCCTGGGCGTGCTGGGTCTGTCGCTCGTGTGGACGCTGGTGATGGGCTCGGGCAAGGCCCCCGCTCCGGCCGAGGCGTCCTCCGGCAAGAAGGGCCCGAAGCAGCCGGCTCCGGCTCCGGTCGCGCAGCCCGCTCCCGTGTTCGCGGCCTCCGCGCCGCCCCCGGTTCCCGTGGAGCCCGCCTACGCCGAGCCTCCCTCGGTGGGCGTGGATGACTTCCCGTTCCCGGCGGCGCCTCCTCCTCCAGTGCGGGAGAGCTACGCGGCCGCTCCGCCTCCCGTGGATCCGTCCTACGCCTCGGCGCCGCCCCCCACCGCGGATGCCTTCCCGTTCCCCTCGCCGGCGGCGCCGGTGCAGGATCCCTTCGCCACGCCCACCGTGCCGGGCAAGGATCCCTTCGCGGCCCTGGGCGCGGAGCCCTTCCCGTTCCCGACCGCGGCTCCGGGCGCGAACGTGCCTCCGGCGGCGCCTCGCAAGAACGCGTTCGAGTTCGAGGATCACCCCACCGCGGCCTACTCCCTGCAGCAGGCGGCGGACCCGTTCGCGGCCGCCGCGGCGCAGGCGGGGCTTCCGCCCTCGGCCTTCGGTGATGACGAGGTGCCCGAGACCACCCGCGTGGCGGCGATTCCCAGCGAGCTGCTCGCGCGTTCGGCCCGTCCCATGACCGCCGAGGTCAACCTGCCGGTGCCTCCGCCGTCGGGTCATCCGGGCATGGCCGCGCCCACGCCCTTCATGGGCGTCCCGAAGCAGGTGATGAACATGGCGGTGCCGCCCCCGGCGAGCACGCCTCCGCCCGTGGGCGCGGGCGCGGTGGCCCTCTCCGAGGAGCAGCACTTCCAGGACGTCTTCCGCGAGTTCGTGGTCACGCGTGACCAGTGCGGCGAGGCCCAGGATGGCCTCACGTACGACAAGTTCGTGGCCAAGCTGCGCAAGAACAAGGAGCAGCTCGTGCAGAAGTACGCCTGCAAGACGGTGCGCTTCCAGGTGTACGTGAAGGAGGGCAAGGCCGCCCTCAAGGCCACGCCCGTCAAGGACTGA
- a CDS encoding slipin family protein: MDVLPGSVFPWVLGAAALGVGVARSLMRQVLVPEGYTALLYRHGRFVRVLTPGAWWRWRRGLSYQHVDMRQRSLPVPGQEVLSQEQVGLKVSLAVRFAVVEPARAHHSVQSYTDTLHLAAQLALREEVARHTVEELVSGRVELGQRMRERVAAEGSAIGLSVTSVEVRDVMLPADLRRAFAETLKARKEAQARLEKVRGESAALRNLSNAARQVERQPELLRLRLLQTLGDASTTPGTTFVLGVGPEPASLVRGRPARKAKKKSAPESGTP; encoded by the coding sequence ATGGACGTTCTTCCGGGGTCTGTCTTTCCGTGGGTGCTCGGGGCCGCGGCCCTGGGCGTGGGGGTGGCGCGCTCGCTGATGCGCCAGGTGCTCGTCCCCGAGGGCTATACCGCCCTGCTCTACCGTCATGGGCGCTTCGTGCGCGTGCTGACGCCGGGGGCGTGGTGGCGGTGGCGCCGGGGGCTCAGCTACCAGCACGTGGACATGCGCCAGCGCTCCCTCCCCGTGCCCGGCCAGGAAGTCCTGAGCCAGGAGCAGGTGGGCCTCAAGGTGAGCCTGGCGGTGCGCTTCGCCGTGGTGGAACCCGCGCGGGCCCATCACTCGGTGCAGAGCTACACGGACACCCTCCATCTGGCCGCCCAGCTCGCGCTGCGCGAGGAGGTGGCCCGCCACACCGTGGAGGAATTGGTGTCCGGGCGGGTGGAGCTCGGCCAGAGGATGCGCGAGCGCGTGGCCGCGGAGGGGAGCGCCATCGGGCTGTCGGTGACGTCGGTGGAGGTGAGGGACGTGATGCTTCCGGCGGACCTGCGCCGCGCCTTCGCCGAGACGCTCAAGGCCCGGAAGGAAGCCCAGGCGCGGTTGGAGAAGGTCCGGGGCGAGTCGGCGGCCCTGCGCAACCTGTCCAACGCGGCCCGTCAGGTGGAGCGCCAGCCGGAGTTGCTGCGGCTGCGCCTCCTGCAGACCCTCGGCGACGCGAGCACCACTCCCGGCACGACGTTCGTCCTGGGAGTGGGCCCGGAGCCAGCGTCCCTCGTGCGGGGGCGCCCCGCCCGGAAGGCGAAGAAGAAGAGCGCCCCGGAGTCCGGGACGCCCTGA
- a CDS encoding HlyD family secretion protein — protein sequence MASTVTQLVQEEPGAAAEAAQASKKGRRGFLVFGVLVAVLLLGIGGYRVATRGEETTDAAQVEADVVPLATRVSGPVLRVRVVDNALVHKGDVLVEIDPRDYAARVKQAEAEVESAQAQAQVADAQATVAEAGAKGGFSSARALVTSSSAGVSSAEAQVSVARAALARAEADAHRTTLDLERTQQLMDAKAVSQKSFDDAKSANEAAQAALQGARAQLSAAEEGRRVAQSRVAEAQGQLDQSAPIDAKIAAARASAALAHARVKSAEAQLEQARLQLDYTRIVAPADGQVSRLSIHEGQLLSAGQMLGEFVPPRTYVVANFKETQVGHMHAGQRVTVRLDAFEGEALEGTVESLSGGTGSRFSLLPPDNASGNFVKVVQRIPVRIAWTHPPQSLELRAGLSAEVTVHTQP from the coding sequence ATGGCCTCGACCGTGACGCAGTTGGTGCAGGAAGAGCCGGGAGCGGCCGCCGAGGCCGCCCAGGCGAGCAAGAAGGGACGCCGGGGCTTCCTCGTATTCGGCGTCCTCGTGGCGGTGTTGCTCCTGGGCATCGGCGGCTATCGGGTCGCCACGCGGGGAGAGGAGACGACGGACGCCGCGCAGGTGGAGGCGGACGTGGTGCCCCTGGCCACGCGCGTGAGCGGGCCGGTGCTGCGCGTGCGCGTGGTCGACAACGCCCTCGTGCACAAGGGCGATGTGCTGGTGGAGATCGATCCGCGCGACTACGCCGCCCGGGTCAAGCAGGCGGAAGCGGAGGTGGAGTCGGCCCAGGCCCAGGCCCAGGTCGCCGATGCCCAGGCCACCGTGGCCGAGGCGGGCGCCAAGGGTGGATTCTCCAGTGCCCGGGCCCTCGTCACCTCATCCAGCGCGGGGGTGAGCAGCGCCGAGGCGCAGGTGTCCGTGGCCCGCGCGGCGCTCGCCCGAGCCGAGGCGGACGCCCATCGCACCACCCTGGACCTCGAGCGCACCCAGCAGCTCATGGACGCCAAGGCCGTGTCCCAGAAGAGCTTCGACGACGCGAAGAGCGCCAATGAAGCGGCCCAGGCGGCCCTGCAGGGTGCCCGCGCGCAGCTCTCCGCCGCCGAGGAAGGCCGGCGAGTGGCCCAGAGCCGGGTGGCCGAGGCCCAGGGCCAGTTGGATCAGAGCGCCCCCATCGACGCGAAGATCGCCGCGGCCCGGGCCAGCGCGGCGCTCGCCCACGCGCGGGTGAAGTCGGCCGAGGCCCAGTTGGAGCAGGCCCGCTTGCAGCTGGACTACACGCGCATCGTCGCGCCCGCAGACGGGCAGGTGTCCCGGCTGTCCATCCACGAGGGGCAACTGCTCTCGGCCGGGCAGATGCTGGGCGAGTTCGTCCCGCCGCGCACGTACGTGGTGGCCAACTTCAAGGAGACCCAGGTGGGCCACATGCACGCGGGCCAGCGGGTGACGGTGCGGCTGGACGCCTTCGAGGGCGAGGCGCTGGAAGGCACGGTGGAGAGCCTGTCGGGCGGAACGGGCTCGCGCTTCTCGCTGCTGCCTCCGGACAACGCGTCCGGCAACTTCGTGAAGGTGGTGCAGCGCATCCCCGTGCGCATCGCGTGGACCCATCCACCCCAGTCGCTCGAGCTGCGCGCCGGCCTCTCCGCCGAGGTCACCGTCCACACCCAGCCGTGA